A single Sphingomonas sp. IW22 DNA region contains:
- a CDS encoding pyridoxal-dependent decarboxylase, exosortase A system-associated, protein MKPMGPIPPHFADGDTLTIAGHDAEHWIGVAGDTPLFVYDMGEVRARLARLRAAMPDRLDIHYAIKANPHPQLLAAIAPLVDGLDVASGGELARALAVKPASVISFAGPGKRDDELTAAIEAGATLNLESEGEARRALAIGERLGLRPRLAVRVNPDFDLKGSGMKMGGRSSPFGIDAARVPALVGEIVGAGADWRGFHIYAGSQALSAAAIIETQAATVAVARRLADEAGAVPPLVNLGGGFGIPYFAGDEPVDIEAVGAALSETLADADPGTQYAIELGRWIVGECGVYLTRVVDVKESQGERFAIVDGGLHHQLAASGNFGTVVRRNYPVAIAGRMTGEPMAVSVVGSLCTPLDRLGDRVGLPDPRVGDLIAIFLAGAYGFTASPGLFLGHPPARELVVDTAQV, encoded by the coding sequence ATGAAACCGATGGGGCCAATCCCGCCGCACTTCGCAGACGGCGACACGCTGACGATCGCGGGGCACGACGCCGAACACTGGATCGGCGTGGCGGGCGATACGCCGCTGTTCGTCTATGACATGGGCGAAGTGCGCGCACGGCTGGCGCGATTGCGCGCGGCGATGCCGGACCGGCTGGACATCCATTATGCGATCAAGGCCAATCCGCATCCGCAACTGCTGGCCGCCATCGCGCCGCTGGTGGACGGGCTGGACGTGGCGTCGGGCGGCGAACTGGCACGCGCATTGGCGGTGAAGCCCGCGTCGGTCATCAGCTTTGCCGGGCCAGGAAAGCGCGACGACGAACTGACCGCCGCGATCGAGGCCGGGGCAACGCTGAACCTGGAGTCGGAGGGGGAGGCACGGCGCGCGCTGGCGATCGGCGAACGGCTGGGGCTGCGTCCCCGGCTGGCGGTGCGGGTGAATCCGGATTTCGACCTGAAGGGGTCGGGCATGAAGATGGGCGGTCGTTCGTCCCCCTTCGGCATCGACGCGGCGCGGGTGCCCGCGTTGGTGGGCGAGATCGTGGGCGCGGGCGCGGACTGGCGCGGGTTTCACATCTATGCCGGTTCGCAGGCGCTGTCGGCGGCGGCAATCATCGAGACGCAGGCGGCAACCGTTGCGGTGGCGCGGCGGCTGGCCGATGAAGCGGGCGCGGTGCCACCGCTGGTCAATCTGGGCGGCGGGTTCGGCATTCCCTATTTCGCGGGTGACGAGCCGGTCGATATCGAGGCGGTGGGTGCGGCGCTGTCAGAAACGCTCGCCGATGCCGATCCGGGCACGCAATATGCAATCGAACTGGGGCGCTGGATCGTCGGCGAATGCGGTGTCTATCTGACACGCGTGGTCGATGTGAAGGAGAGCCAGGGGGAGCGGTTCGCCATCGTCGATGGCGGGTTGCACCACCAACTCGCCGCCAGCGGTAATTTCGGCACGGTCGTCCGCCGCAATTATCCGGTCGCGATTGCCGGACGGATGACGGGGGAGCCGATGGCGGTGTCGGTCGTGGGCAGCCTTTGCACCCCGCTCGACCGGCTGGGCGACCGGGTAGGCCTGCCCGATCCGCGCGTGGGCGACCTGATCGCGATCTTTCTGGCCGGCGCCTATGGCTTTACCGCCAGCCCCGGCCTGTTCCTGGGCCACCCGCCTGCACGCGAACTGGTGGTCGATACGGCGCAGGTTTAA
- the recA gene encoding recombinase RecA: MAAQLKVIGNDMATANADRQKALDAALAQIDRAFGKGSAMRLGQKETMQVEAVSTGSLGLDIALGVGGLPRGRVVEVYGPESSGKTTLALHCIAEAQKAGGTAAFVDAEHALDPVYARKLGVNIDELIVSQPDTGEQALEITDTLVRSNAIDVLVVDSVAALVPRAEIEGEMGDSHVGLQARLMSQSLRKLTGSISRSRCTVIFINQLRMKIGVMYGNPETTTGGNALKFYASVRLDIRRTGQIKDRDEIIGNATRVKVVKNKVAPPFKQVEFDIMYGEGISKIGEILDLGVKAGLVEKAGAWFSYDSVRIGQGRENAKTFLRENNELRERLEAAIRARTAEVSEEMMVGAGPEDE; this comes from the coding sequence ATGGCAGCTCAGCTCAAGGTGATCGGGAACGATATGGCGACCGCGAACGCAGACCGGCAAAAGGCGTTGGACGCCGCATTGGCCCAGATCGACCGTGCCTTTGGCAAGGGGTCGGCAATGCGGCTCGGCCAGAAGGAAACGATGCAGGTGGAGGCGGTTTCGACCGGCTCGCTGGGACTCGACATCGCGCTTGGCGTCGGCGGCCTGCCGCGCGGGCGCGTGGTCGAGGTGTATGGCCCCGAAAGCTCGGGCAAGACGACGCTGGCGCTGCACTGCATCGCAGAGGCGCAAAAGGCGGGCGGCACCGCAGCCTTTGTCGATGCCGAACACGCGCTCGACCCCGTTTACGCACGCAAGCTGGGCGTCAACATCGACGAATTGATCGTGTCGCAGCCCGATACGGGTGAGCAGGCGCTGGAGATTACCGACACGCTGGTGCGCTCAAACGCGATCGACGTGCTGGTGGTCGATTCGGTCGCAGCCCTTGTTCCGCGCGCCGAGATCGAGGGTGAGATGGGCGACAGCCATGTCGGCCTTCAGGCACGCCTGATGTCGCAGTCGCTTCGCAAGCTGACCGGTTCGATCAGCCGCTCGCGTTGCACGGTGATCTTCATCAACCAGCTGCGCATGAAGATCGGCGTGATGTACGGCAATCCCGAAACCACGACCGGCGGCAACGCACTGAAATTCTATGCTTCGGTGCGTCTGGACATCCGCCGCACGGGGCAGATCAAGGATCGCGACGAGATCATCGGCAACGCGACCCGCGTGAAGGTGGTCAAGAACAAGGTCGCGCCGCCGTTCAAGCAGGTCGAATTTGACATCATGTATGGCGAAGGCATTTCGAAGATTGGTGAGATCCTCGACCTCGGCGTCAAGGCGGGGCTGGTGGAAAAGGCGGGCGCCTGGTTCAGCTACGACAGCGTGCGGATCGGGCAGGGGCGTGAAAACGCCAAGACCTTCCTGCGCGAAAATAACGAACTGCGTGAGCGTCTGGAAGCCGCGATCCGTGCCCGCACGGCAGAGGTTTCGGAAGAGATGATGGTGGGCGCCGGTCCTGAGGACGAGTGA
- the lpdA gene encoding dihydrolipoyl dehydrogenase, which yields MAEYDFDVLVIGAGPGGYVAAIRAAQLGLRVACAESRETLGGTCLNVGCIPSKAMLHASEYFDAAANGAMAKMGIKVTPELDLDTMHAQRLDAVKGLTGGIEYLFKKNKVEWLKGRASFQDSTTVKVGDRTVTARDIVIATGSSVTPLPGVEVDQRVVVDSTGALELPKVPGHLVVIGGGVIGLELGSVWRRLGAKVTVVEYLDQILPGFDGDVRKESLKLFKKQGIEFKTGTKVTGVALNGDKATVTVEPAKGGEAETIEADNVLVAIGRRPNTDGLNLEAAGLSVNQRGQIEIDHDFATKVDGIWAIGDVVPGPMLAHKAEDEGIAVAENIAGQTGIVNHDLIPSVVYTLPEIAGVGLTEEAAREKGEVKVGKFPMAGNSRAKTNHEPDGFVKVISDAKTDRVLGVWIITSVAGTMIAQATQAMEFGATSEDIAYTCHAHPTHSEAIKEAAMAVTGKPIHI from the coding sequence ATGGCTGAATACGACTTCGACGTTCTGGTGATCGGCGCCGGCCCCGGCGGCTATGTCGCTGCGATCCGCGCGGCCCAGCTGGGCCTGCGCGTCGCGTGCGCCGAATCGCGCGAAACGCTGGGCGGCACCTGCCTCAATGTCGGGTGCATCCCGTCAAAGGCGATGCTGCACGCGTCCGAATATTTCGACGCGGCCGCCAATGGCGCGATGGCCAAGATGGGCATCAAGGTAACGCCCGAACTCGACCTCGACACGATGCACGCACAGCGGCTCGACGCGGTGAAGGGGCTGACCGGGGGCATCGAATATCTGTTCAAGAAGAACAAGGTGGAATGGCTGAAGGGCCGCGCCAGCTTCCAGGATTCGACCACGGTCAAGGTCGGCGACCGCACCGTCACCGCGCGCGACATCGTCATCGCGACCGGCTCGTCGGTCACGCCCCTGCCGGGCGTCGAGGTCGACCAGAGGGTCGTCGTCGATTCGACCGGGGCGCTGGAACTGCCCAAGGTGCCGGGTCATCTCGTCGTCATCGGCGGCGGCGTGATCGGGCTTGAGCTGGGCAGCGTTTGGCGCCGTCTGGGCGCCAAGGTGACGGTCGTCGAGTACCTCGACCAGATCCTCCCCGGCTTCGACGGCGATGTCCGCAAAGAATCGCTCAAGCTGTTCAAGAAGCAGGGCATCGAGTTCAAGACCGGCACCAAGGTGACCGGTGTCGCGCTGAATGGCGACAAGGCCACCGTCACCGTCGAACCCGCCAAGGGCGGCGAGGCCGAGACGATCGAGGCGGACAACGTCCTGGTCGCCATCGGTCGGCGTCCGAACACCGACGGCCTGAACCTCGAAGCGGCGGGCCTGTCGGTCAACCAGCGCGGTCAGATCGAGATCGACCATGATTTCGCGACCAAGGTCGACGGCATCTGGGCGATCGGCGACGTCGTCCCCGGCCCGATGCTCGCCCACAAGGCCGAAGATGAAGGCATTGCCGTGGCTGAGAACATCGCGGGCCAGACCGGCATCGTGAACCACGACCTGATCCCGTCGGTCGTCTACACGCTGCCCGAAATCGCCGGCGTCGGCCTGACCGAAGAAGCCGCGCGCGAAAAGGGCGAGGTCAAGGTCGGCAAGTTCCCGATGGCCGGCAACAGCCGCGCCAAGACCAACCACGAACCCGACGGTTTCGTGAAGGTCATTTCCGACGCCAAGACCGACCGCGTGCTGGGCGTGTGGATCATCACCTCGGTCGCGGGGACGATGATCGCGCAGGCCACGCAGGCAATGGAATTCGGCGCGACGAGCGAGGACATCGCTTATACCTGCCACGCGCATCCGACCCATTCGGAAGCGATCAAGGAAGCCGCCATGGCGGTGACGGGCAAGCCGATCCACATCTGA
- a CDS encoding acyl-CoA ligase (AMP-forming), exosortase A system-associated produces the protein MSIALNPEPRPVDHLPLMGAPDAPALHDRAGTWCFAELERAVGAAAAWLRAQGLNPGDRVASWLAKTRAACVLPLAAARAGLVHVPVNPLLKRAQVAHILSDSGARLLIAGAARLSTLETSDVPGDARTVDEAQLPLAGEGLAPSNADAASLAAILYTSGSTGRPKGVMLSHANLWLGAISVAHYLDVTRADRVLAVLPLSFDYGQNQLFSTWAAGASVVPLDYLTARDVVKAVERFDATSLAGVPPLWVQLLDSDWPVEVAARLKRLTNSGGALTPRMVRALRELFPAARLFPMYGLTEAFRSTYLDPALVDAHPDSIGRAIPFAEVMVARPDGTRAAAGEAGELVHAGPLVAQGYWQDAERTALRFRPAPAWAEHGGMAVWSGDTVVADEAGLLRFVGRDDEMIKSAGNRISPTEIEEAVLAGGEVGEAVALGVPDPRLGQAIVVVASARGEPQAAEASLRERLKRELPGFMQPHRYEWRSALPRNANGKLDRSGVKAEILA, from the coding sequence ATGAGCATTGCGTTGAATCCCGAACCGCGCCCGGTCGACCATCTGCCGCTGATGGGCGCCCCCGATGCGCCCGCGCTGCACGACCGTGCCGGAACATGGTGCTTTGCCGAGCTTGAGCGCGCGGTCGGTGCGGCGGCGGCATGGTTGCGCGCGCAGGGCCTGAACCCCGGCGACCGGGTAGCAAGCTGGCTGGCCAAGACGCGGGCGGCGTGCGTCCTGCCGCTGGCGGCGGCGCGGGCGGGGCTGGTGCATGTGCCGGTCAATCCGCTGCTGAAACGCGCGCAGGTGGCGCATATCCTGTCGGACAGCGGCGCGCGGCTGCTGATCGCCGGTGCAGCGCGGCTGTCGACGTTGGAGACGAGTGACGTGCCCGGCGATGCCCGCACGGTCGATGAAGCGCAGCTGCCGTTGGCGGGCGAAGGGCTGGCGCCGTCGAACGCGGACGCCGCTTCGCTGGCGGCGATCCTGTACACTTCGGGGTCGACCGGGCGGCCCAAGGGCGTGATGCTGAGCCACGCCAATCTGTGGCTCGGCGCGATCAGCGTTGCCCATTATCTGGACGTGACGCGCGCCGACCGGGTGCTGGCGGTGCTGCCGCTGAGTTTCGATTATGGGCAAAACCAGTTGTTTTCGACGTGGGCGGCGGGAGCCAGCGTCGTGCCGCTCGATTACCTGACCGCGCGCGACGTGGTGAAGGCGGTCGAGCGGTTCGACGCCACCAGCCTGGCGGGTGTGCCGCCGCTGTGGGTGCAATTGCTCGACAGCGACTGGCCGGTCGAGGTGGCGGCGCGGCTGAAGCGGCTGACCAATTCGGGCGGCGCGCTGACGCCGCGCATGGTGCGCGCGCTGCGGGAGCTTTTCCCGGCGGCGCGGCTGTTCCCCATGTATGGCCTGACCGAGGCGTTTCGTTCGACCTATCTCGACCCCGCTTTGGTCGACGCGCATCCCGACTCGATCGGCCGCGCCATTCCCTTTGCCGAAGTAATGGTGGCGCGCCCCGACGGTACGCGCGCAGCGGCGGGGGAGGCAGGCGAACTGGTCCATGCCGGGCCGCTGGTCGCTCAAGGATATTGGCAGGATGCGGAGCGGACGGCGCTGCGCTTTCGCCCGGCACCCGCATGGGCCGAGCATGGCGGCATGGCGGTATGGTCGGGCGATACGGTGGTCGCGGACGAAGCGGGCCTGCTGCGCTTCGTCGGCCGCGATGACGAGATGATCAAGTCGGCGGGCAACCGCATCAGCCCGACGGAGATCGAGGAAGCGGTGCTGGCCGGTGGTGAAGTGGGGGAGGCGGTGGCGCTGGGTGTGCCCGACCCCCGGCTGGGTCAGGCGATCGTCGTCGTCGCCAGCGCGCGCGGCGAACCCCAGGCGGCGGAGGCGAGCCTGCGCGAACGGTTGAAGCGCGAACTGCCCGGCTTCATGCAGCCGCATCGTTATGAATGGCGCAGCGCCCTGCCGCGCAACGCCAATGGCAAGCTCGACCGATCGGGCGTGAAGGCGGAGATACTGGCATGA
- a CDS encoding YoaK family protein: MLAALVLAALAGFVDAYAFVRLGGFFVSFMSGNTTQGAAALGTGDWNTARIALTLVMAFVAGVMLAAIVARAVTARAMAAVMALATLLLGAGAVSTLLSPAMVLPLLAGAMGAINGVFTRDGEVTIGITYFTGNLVRMGQSLAAALMGEGGGWVALRYLLLWLAFVGGAMGGATAEHAIGDQALWYAALASGWMTLLLARPAPARAA; the protein is encoded by the coding sequence TTGCTCGCCGCCCTCGTCCTTGCCGCGCTGGCGGGATTTGTCGATGCCTATGCCTTTGTCCGGCTGGGCGGGTTCTTCGTCTCCTTCATGAGCGGAAATACGACGCAAGGTGCCGCTGCGCTGGGCACTGGCGACTGGAACACCGCGCGCATTGCGCTGACGCTGGTCATGGCGTTCGTGGCGGGCGTCATGCTGGCAGCGATTGTCGCGCGTGCCGTCACCGCGCGCGCGATGGCTGCGGTGATGGCGCTGGCGACGCTGTTGCTGGGGGCCGGGGCGGTCAGCACACTCCTGTCGCCCGCCATGGTCCTGCCGCTGCTGGCCGGCGCAATGGGCGCGATCAACGGCGTGTTCACCCGCGATGGAGAGGTGACCATCGGCATCACCTATTTCACCGGCAATCTCGTCCGAATGGGACAGAGCCTCGCCGCCGCGCTGATGGGTGAGGGCGGGGGCTGGGTGGCGCTGCGCTATCTGCTGCTGTGGCTGGCCTTTGTCGGCGGAGCGATGGGCGGAGCGACTGCCGAACATGCGATTGGCGACCAGGCGCTGTGGTATGCGGCGCTGGCATCGGGCTGGATGACCCTGCTGCTGGCGCGGCCTGCGCCTGCCCGCGCCGCCTGA
- a CDS encoding acyl carrier protein, with protein MISEQHAEVEATVRAVLRDVLALSEDRVAAFDANTPLFGALPELDSMAVAGLLTELEDRLGIVIDDDDIDGETLESFGTLTRFSVAKVEAV; from the coding sequence ATGATTTCCGAGCAACATGCCGAAGTCGAGGCGACGGTGCGCGCCGTGCTTCGCGACGTGCTGGCCCTGTCAGAGGACCGCGTCGCGGCGTTCGATGCGAATACGCCGCTGTTCGGCGCGCTGCCCGAGCTCGATTCGATGGCGGTCGCAGGGCTGTTGACCGAACTGGAAGACCGGCTTGGCATCGTCATCGACGACGATGACATTGACGGCGAAACGCTGGAAAGCTTTGGCACACTGACCCGCTTTTCCGTGGCCAAGGTTGAAGCCGTCTGA
- the odhB gene encoding 2-oxoglutarate dehydrogenase complex dihydrolipoyllysine-residue succinyltransferase → MATEILVPTLGESITEATLGEWLKQPGDRVEADEPVASLETDKVSVEVPAPAAGIMGQHGVQPGDTVNVGAMIGTIDAGDGAAAAPKAEAPKQDAAPTPTPAPAPAEAGQQAPASGDNVEAAALSPSVRRAILEHGLDPATIKGTGKDGRITKEDVVAAASSKSSAPAPAAPAPAASASAPAGDNRREERVRMTRLRQTIAKRLKEAQDTAALLTTFNDVDMTAVIEARAKYKDLFEKKHGVRLGFMGFFVKAACQALRDIPSVNAQIQGDEIVYHDYADVSVAVSAPQGLVVPVIRNAESMTVAQIEKTIGDFGKRAKDGSLKMDEMKGGTFTISNGGVFGSLMSTPIINPPQSAVLGLHRIEERPVVRDGQVVVRPMMYLALSYDHRIIDGREAVTFLVALKNAIEDPTRLLIDL, encoded by the coding sequence ATGGCCACCGAAATCCTCGTCCCCACGCTGGGCGAATCGATCACCGAAGCGACGCTGGGCGAATGGCTCAAGCAGCCGGGCGACCGCGTCGAAGCGGATGAGCCTGTCGCCAGCCTCGAAACCGACAAGGTGTCGGTCGAAGTGCCCGCGCCCGCTGCCGGCATCATGGGTCAGCACGGCGTGCAGCCGGGCGACACCGTCAATGTCGGCGCGATGATCGGCACGATTGACGCGGGCGACGGCGCCGCCGCCGCACCCAAGGCCGAAGCGCCCAAGCAGGACGCTGCTCCGACGCCCACCCCCGCCCCCGCCCCGGCCGAAGCCGGTCAGCAGGCGCCCGCCTCTGGCGACAATGTCGAGGCAGCCGCGCTGTCGCCTTCGGTCCGCCGCGCCATTCTGGAACACGGCCTCGACCCCGCGACGATCAAGGGCACCGGCAAGGACGGCCGCATCACCAAGGAAGACGTGGTCGCTGCCGCGTCCAGCAAGTCGAGCGCGCCCGCCCCCGCCGCTCCGGCGCCCGCCGCCTCGGCCTCGGCGCCCGCGGGTGACAATCGCCGCGAAGAGCGCGTCCGCATGACGCGCCTGCGCCAGACGATCGCCAAGCGGCTGAAGGAAGCGCAGGACACCGCGGCGCTGCTCACCACCTTCAACGATGTCGACATGACCGCCGTCATCGAGGCACGCGCCAAGTACAAGGACCTGTTCGAGAAGAAGCACGGCGTCCGCCTGGGCTTCATGGGTTTCTTCGTGAAGGCCGCATGCCAGGCGCTGCGCGACATCCCGTCGGTCAACGCCCAGATCCAGGGCGATGAGATCGTCTATCACGATTATGCCGACGTCTCGGTCGCCGTGTCGGCGCCGCAGGGTCTGGTCGTCCCGGTCATCCGCAATGCCGAAAGCATGACGGTCGCCCAGATCGAAAAGACGATCGGCGATTTCGGCAAGCGCGCCAAGGACGGCAGCCTGAAGATGGACGAGATGAAGGGCGGCACCTTCACCATCTCCAACGGCGGCGTGTTCGGTTCGCTGATGTCGACCCCGATCATCAACCCGCCCCAGTCGGCGGTGCTGGGTCTGCACCGGATCGAGGAACGCCCCGTCGTTCGCGACGGTCAGGTCGTGGTGCGCCCGATGATGTATCTGGCGCTCAGCTATGATCACCGCATCATCGACGGTCGCGAAGCCGTGACCTTCCTCGTTGCGCTGAAGAACGCGATCGAGGATCCGACGCGCCTGCTGATCGACCTTTGA
- a CDS encoding 2-oxoglutarate dehydrogenase E1 component gives MGYEGQDFSDIAGGVSPAFVDTLYARYQADPGAIEPGWRAFFEGLENVVTGPSWARANWPLKDTDALTAALDPTQMEPAPKPAKGGKGDPAPKAPAPAASTADIQRAAQDSIRAMMLIRTYRVRGHLAANLDPLGLSKREMPEDLKTEYHGFSDSEIDRPVYLGGALGFQTATIRQVVDTLRKNYCGNVGLEYMHIADVEERRFLQERMEGQDKAIEFSTEGKKAILSKVIEAEQWEKFLGRKYVGTKRFGLDGGEAMIPALEAVIKYGGQMGVREIVYGMAHRGRLNVLANVMGKPFQVIFHEFAGGSANPDEIGGSGDVKYHLGTSTDREFDGINVHMSLVANPSHLEAVNPVVLGKVRAQQTFRQDLDKHEQALPVLIHGDAAFAGQGIVWECLGFSGIRGYNTGGCIHFVINNQIGFTTSPQFARSSPYPSDVAKGVQAPILHVNGDDPEAVTFACKVATEFRQTFKRDVVIDMWCYRRFGHNEGDEPGFTQPLMYKAIRQHPPVSEVYNQRLTSEGVVDGEFVKTKTAEITQTLEEAFEAAKGYKPNKADWFAGRWSGLHAPVDAETARRGVETGIEQKLFDSLGRTLTERPEGFELHKTLGRVLDAKAEMFRSGTGFDWATGEALAFGSLLSEGYGVRLSGQDSGRGTFSQRHAVWVDQNDERRYVPLQEIRHGRFEVLDSPLSEYGVLGFEYGFALADPKTLVLWEAQFGDFANGAQIMIDQFIASGEAKWLRANGLVMLLPHGYEGQGPEHSSARLERFLQLCAQDNMQVANCTTPANYFHLLRRQMHRNFRKPLVVFTPKSLLRHKMAVSKTEDFVGNSHFMRILSDPNGAADADTKRVVLCSGKVAYDLIEARDAAGDTETQIIRIEQLYPFPGDPLAVRLARMPKLEDVVWAQEEPKNNGSWFFVEPEIEQSLAAANSAVKRARYAGRGASASPATGLMKRHQAEQGALIADALGHNVREEIRRTRQTDNSATGKAAS, from the coding sequence ATGGGTTACGAAGGTCAGGATTTCTCCGATATCGCCGGTGGCGTCAGCCCCGCGTTCGTCGATACGCTCTATGCCCGCTACCAGGCCGATCCCGGTGCGATCGAACCCGGCTGGCGCGCCTTTTTCGAAGGGCTTGAGAATGTCGTGACCGGCCCCAGCTGGGCGCGCGCCAACTGGCCGCTCAAGGACACCGACGCACTGACCGCCGCGCTCGACCCCACCCAGATGGAACCGGCGCCGAAGCCCGCCAAGGGCGGCAAGGGCGACCCGGCACCCAAGGCACCCGCCCCTGCGGCTTCCACTGCCGACATCCAGCGCGCGGCGCAGGATTCGATCCGCGCCATGATGCTGATCCGCACCTATCGCGTGCGCGGGCATCTGGCCGCCAATCTCGACCCGCTGGGCCTGTCCAAGCGTGAGATGCCCGAAGATCTGAAGACCGAATATCACGGCTTTTCAGACAGTGAGATCGACCGCCCCGTCTATCTGGGCGGCGCCTTGGGCTTCCAGACCGCGACCATTCGTCAGGTCGTCGACACGCTGCGCAAGAATTACTGCGGCAATGTCGGCCTTGAATATATGCACATCGCCGATGTCGAAGAGCGTCGCTTCCTGCAGGAACGCATGGAGGGTCAGGACAAGGCGATCGAATTCAGCACCGAGGGCAAGAAGGCGATCCTGTCCAAGGTTATCGAGGCCGAGCAGTGGGAAAAGTTCCTGGGCCGTAAATATGTCGGCACCAAGCGCTTCGGCCTTGATGGCGGCGAAGCGATGATCCCCGCGCTCGAAGCCGTCATCAAATATGGCGGCCAGATGGGCGTGCGCGAGATCGTCTATGGGATGGCCCATCGCGGTCGCCTGAACGTGCTCGCCAACGTCATGGGCAAGCCGTTCCAGGTCATCTTTCACGAATTCGCCGGCGGTTCGGCCAACCCGGATGAAATCGGCGGTTCGGGCGACGTGAAGTATCACCTCGGCACCTCGACCGACCGTGAGTTCGACGGCATCAACGTCCACATGTCGCTGGTCGCCAACCCCAGCCATCTGGAAGCGGTGAATCCCGTCGTTCTGGGCAAGGTGCGCGCGCAGCAGACCTTCCGCCAGGATCTGGATAAGCATGAGCAGGCGCTACCCGTGCTGATCCACGGCGACGCAGCCTTTGCCGGTCAGGGCATCGTCTGGGAATGCCTCGGCTTCTCCGGCATCCGTGGATACAATACCGGCGGCTGCATCCACTTCGTCATCAACAACCAGATCGGCTTCACCACCAGCCCGCAATTTGCGCGCTCCTCGCCCTATCCGTCGGATGTGGCAAAGGGCGTTCAGGCGCCGATCCTGCACGTCAACGGCGACGATCCCGAAGCCGTGACCTTTGCCTGCAAGGTCGCGACCGAATTCCGCCAGACGTTCAAGCGCGACGTCGTGATCGACATGTGGTGCTATCGCCGCTTCGGCCACAACGAGGGCGACGAGCCCGGTTTCACCCAGCCGCTGATGTACAAGGCGATCCGCCAGCATCCGCCGGTCAGCGAAGTCTATAACCAGCGCCTGACTTCGGAAGGCGTGGTCGACGGCGAATTCGTCAAGACCAAGACCGCCGAAATTACCCAGACGCTGGAAGAAGCGTTCGAAGCAGCCAAGGGTTACAAGCCCAACAAGGCCGACTGGTTCGCCGGTCGCTGGTCGGGCCTGCACGCCCCTGTCGACGCCGAAACCGCGCGTCGCGGCGTGGAAACCGGCATCGAACAGAAGCTGTTCGATTCGCTGGGCCGCACCCTGACCGAACGGCCCGAAGGGTTCGAACTGCACAAGACGCTGGGCCGCGTGCTGGATGCCAAGGCGGAAATGTTCCGTTCGGGCACCGGCTTCGACTGGGCCACGGGTGAGGCGCTGGCGTTCGGCTCGCTCCTGTCCGAGGGTTATGGCGTCCGCCTGTCCGGTCAGGACTCAGGTCGCGGCACCTTCAGCCAGCGTCATGCCGTCTGGGTCGACCAGAATGACGAGCGCCGCTACGTCCCGCTCCAGGAAATCCGGCACGGCCGGTTCGAGGTGCTGGACAGCCCGCTGTCCGAATATGGCGTGCTGGGCTTCGAATATGGCTTTGCGCTGGCCGATCCCAAGACGCTGGTGCTGTGGGAAGCGCAGTTCGGCGACTTCGCGAACGGCGCGCAGATCATGATCGATCAGTTCATCGCGTCAGGCGAAGCCAAGTGGCTGCGCGCCAACGGTCTAGTGATGCTGCTGCCCCATGGTTACGAGGGTCAGGGTCCGGAACACTCCTCCGCGCGTCTGGAACGCTTCCTGCAGCTGTGCGCGCAGGACAATATGCAGGTCGCGAACTGCACCACGCCCGCCAACTACTTCCACCTGCTGCGCCGCCAGATGCACCGCAATTTCCGCAAGCCTCTGGTCGTGTTCACGCCCAAGTCGCTGCTGCGGCACAAGATGGCGGTGTCGAAGACGGAGGATTTCGTCGGCAACAGCCACTTCATGCGGATCCTGTCGGACCCCAATGGCGCCGCCGATGCCGACACGAAGCGCGTCGTGCTGTGTTCGGGCAAGGTCGCCTATGACCTGATCGAAGCGCGCGATGCCGCGGGCGATACCGAAACGCAGATCATCCGCATCGAACAGCTCTATCCCTTCCCCGGCGATCCGCTTGCCGTCCGCCTGGCGCGGATGCCCAAGCTGGAAGACGTGGTCTGGGCACAGGAAGAGCCGAAGAACAACGGTTCGTGGTTCTTCGTCGAACCGGAGATCGAACAGTCGCTTGCCGCCGCCAATTCGGCCGTCAAGCGCGCTCGCTATGCCGGCCGCGGCGCATCTGCATCGCCCGCAACCGGCCTGATGAAGCGGCACCAGGCCGAACAGGGCGCGTTGATTGCCGACGCGCTCGGCCACAATGTGCGCGAAGAGATTCGCCGCACGCGCCAGACCGACAACAGTGCGACCGGCAAGGCCGCGTCGTGA